The following is a genomic window from Triplophysa rosa linkage group LG11, Trosa_1v2, whole genome shotgun sequence.
CtaagtttttttctttcaggTCTCTTCGTTCAGTCTCACGTTATGCCGCAGGTGATTCATGACTTGTCGGatcaaagagagagagtgaaagagacGGCTTTACCTTCACGGGCACAGCCACAGAGCTGCAGGGCCGAATGTTGCACAGTCGGGATTCCTTCACCAGTTTGCACTGAGTGTTGTCATTGGTGACCCGAGAGGACACCCCCATCCCACAGCTGCGGGAACAAGGTGTCCAGCTTGTCGTCTGGATGACGCATTGCCGCCCAGCCTGCTTCCATGCtagcgagtgagagagagagagagagagagacggtaGGTCAGTACACAGGCACCATTCAGCAGACGTGAGGCATACAGAATGAACTGTGTGTGGGTCTGGTGCACAAGGACCTAATGGAAAACCTCTGATGGACTTCTGAACACAAGCGCGCACAGAAATACGTGGAGGAGAAGCCACACAGCTCACAGTGGGACCGATTGTTAATTGAACCAAAACCAAAAGCGGTCTCAGAACTTTGACTAGCGTTTACTAAAGGTTCTCTCAAAGTAGTCAAAACGTTTATGCAGTAACCTTAAAAGAGAATTCATGATACGTAATTGCTAAATGTTCTAAAAATGTCGATACGACAACGGCATAATAATTCTTTCATTGTTAGTAGGTCTTGTGCTGGTTTAGCTGGCAAAGTCGCTCACCTGGCAGGTGCTTTCGACTGCGTGGTGTTTCCCACTTTTTGTCCACCTCCATCAGTTCGTTGCTCAGTGAGTTTTTGGGTCTGTAGGGGTGTGGCTTCAGTCCAGGCTTTTTGAAGGTGTGCAGGTCTGGGAATAGGTACGGAGGCGACTGTGGCCTTCTGAAGACGGGCGGCAGGACGGAGGATTGGCTGTGACAGTCCACGCTGGGGCAGCACTGGCTGGGCACTTTGACCAGACGGGGGGCGGGGCAGGAGGGCGTAGCCACAGGAATATCAGTGGGGCAAAGAGGCGCGCAGCCGACGGCTCCATCGATACAGATGCACTGATGTTTACAACCGGCGTGGAAGCTCTGTCCGTTCTGATACATCCGGCCGTTATACTCACACGAGCGCCCTTCATGTTTGGCTGTGAGAGAAAAGACATGGGAGATGTCATACGTAtgctataaataaaaaatgatataactATAAGTTCTGGTCAATTATATGCTAAAGAGAGTCAAATAATCCATATTACTTTTGGATTGTTCTTGAAAGATTTGTCAAGTGATTTTCTTTACTGAACATTAATGTCTTTAGTTATTTTGCTGTTGACACCATTTTAAAAATGCTATAAGCCAGAAGAAAATCCAAGTTTGACTTGAACAAAATGATTGGGTTTCTTTTACAGAATTCCTGTTCCAGGTCCAGACTCACGATCCTGAAGCTAAAAGcagcatttcttctatttctctTTAAGGTAAAATACTGAATCATAGCAAAGCATAAGGTTTGACAAAGTTCATTTAGTTTAAGTCTGTAAGTGTACAGCTGTCTAAAATAAATACACCCAGAAACGTTATCATCCTGTTACAACCGTCACCTCCGcaccttatgaaaattaaccttgattttactacaaattaaacaacaaaacagcatgTGTACTACAGTTAAACCATAAATTAACCTCGGTAAAACACCAAATACACcaaaaaacgttttatttagACGGCAACATATTAATATGAACAAATGGACCATGATTCACCGGAAACGTCAGAGATGAAGAAACCGATAGTGCTGGCTGTCTAAAGACACAAACTACACGCCACGGgttaaagagaaagagagacactCAATCCTTTGCTTTTATGAGAGAGGCTCTATGTTTAGGTGCTGGAATTTTGACTTGTTTACAATGTCGTTCAGCGTCACACAGTCACTGGATGTGTCCAGCCACCCAATAAAAAGCTCTCTTTACAGCTCAAATAACCTCCTTAATATAGGAACTAAATAACCTCTGTATGTGAGAAACCTGTGTGAAGAAGATGAACCTGAGATGTGACGTCAGTGATATTCATTATCTGTGTCAGGGGTTTCCCAAACCTGCCCTAAAATCTAAACTACCATCTACAATTTCTGataaataaaatgctttttattcaCACAGACTCTTAACTGCATAGCAATTCGGTCACTCACCCCTGCAGATTCCGTGGAGACTGGCCACGTCGTTTCCATAGTTACACTCCAGACCCTTGTGATGGTCACATGGTCGTCCCGCGTGACAGTCATCGTTCAGCTGAGCGGCGCACACCTTACAACAGCCACAGCCGTCAGGTACAGCGCTCACGCCCGGCGGGCACACGGGACGCTCCGCCGGGCACTCGCACATGCCGGGACACCCTGCTTTCACCTGCAcagatcagacagacagattgtGATTGAATGGTATCATGTCAAGTGAAGATTGAAGGTTTCCCCGTCTGATGTCTATCAGCTCATTTCTAACATCACTGCACCTGTTCCTCTGGCATGTGAACGCCCGGCACGTTAAGTCGCAGGAGCTGAGATCTTTAGCCCCTAGACATTCAGACTGATTCATGTTGTCCATCGCTGCTGAGATCAAAGCATAACTCTGTGATACTGGGGGCAGATTCTGGAGCGAGTGGGGTAATAGAGGGGGGTATAAGGCTGGATTGTTGCACTCTGGTTATTTTAATCCCGTTGCTCGGCTATTTATGAGCAGCAGGGCTCTCAGAGGATCTGTGAAGGGTGGAACTCTCAAAGGTGTGAAGATCATTTCAGCTTCGGTCTTGAGAAAACTTATTGAATTGATATAACTGACCACACGTCACAGGTCATGTCAGTATTGTATGTtaccttttttaaatgctttttaaagcaacaaaataataaaaaaatcataaactaCACCATCCATCCTTCAGACTTGTAACAGACTCTTGGTGACATTTTAATctctacattcatttattttagaagaTGCTTTTCCccccaaagtgacttacaaatgaaagAGCAGTGAACATTTTGTCAATGCATTTGcaatacaaatattacaaaactaataaacaaataaatataaataataataaatacatataaacaattgtatcacatttaaatataaacaaactgatTATTATAATAGACCATTTTTAGcagttatattatataatagcctaaataaaaacattctaaaacactgaagagtttggttccaaaattagatCATTCCGTTTTagcaaaaatcatgttttttattatgttgtcatgtttttgttgtgttttattgtgttggttAGCAGTATTTTAGGTGTTATtctggcttaaatcaaaacaaaccaactgcagtttgactgaTATGAATTGGATTgcacaataataaaacataacaatcttattttgaaaccaaactcttcaaatatttaaaaaattgcatCAGCATATCCGTACCGATCTGTTAAATTCTATATGGCGTTTGTATTTGATTGTAAAAAGAACTTTTTCATACAGCAAACTTACCGAACTGATCAAGCtgattatgataaatatcatcAGACACATTAAATTCTTCATCTTCATGATAAAGCAGTAAATTCCAGTTTGAGGTTTAAATggattttattaaaactgtaaacgCGTTTTTTCCTGTGAGCGCGCACATTTGCAGCTCTTGTTTTCGTCCCTCGGCTCGTTTTTATATCTCTGTCGCTCAGCCCCGCCCACTTGAATTCCTGTCGCCAATCAAAGCGCGGGCGTGCAGCCAGTCTCCCTAAAGGGGCGTGGTTTGAGCCCGCAGACGGATGATGTGTGAGTTTGGGGCGTGGCCAGCGATGAATGCAGTCATTCATAAAAATACTGAAGCAATATGGACGAAGAGCTGCAGTTTATTGACTTTTGCgtgaatataaatattatgaatgctttaaagttgaaagaaaaacactcctgcacgagaaagagagagagagagagagagagagagagagagagagagagagagagaggaaggaaTTTTAGTCCTTCAGTTATTTTTAACCTTGAACGGGAATTGCTGTGTTGACTCCACAAATACACCCTCACACACCAccggaaacacacacacaaacttcagTCACATGATGTTGTTTTGATCATCTTTACAGTGACTCTCAGGGGTCAGTGACTCATAAAATGTTTACAATTTATGTTGTTAgaaatgtaatttgtaattgAAACAGTTCTGAAATCCTTCATACTATTTCCAGTTAAAGTTTTGAGGTTTTGGGTGGTTGTTGACAGGTTCAGATAGAGCGCCGCCTCCATCACAACTCTCCTCAACAGGTCGTGTGATTTGGTGCTTGTGTTTAATACTGAGGGTTAACAGCAGCGACTCCAGTTCAAATTACAGGGTCAAAGGTCATTTATATCTGAACATCACCAACAGCTTCACATGTAAAACTTTACTCTCACACCCTCAGTAGTGACCTACCGCTACCACCTCTTGCATCTGTTtaccccaacacacacacttcatccGAGGGTGCTACAGAGAGTCAACTTGTTCTTTTTCCTGCCTCTCTTTCCACCGGTACCCCACAAAAATCCCCCAAATCCCTGTTATTTCCGCACCTGTGTTTGTTTGGCAGGTAAGTCAGAGAGCAGCGTAAACACATGAAACACCTCTGAACTGAAGCTGTGTgttctctacacacacacacacacacacacacacacacacacacacacacacacacacacacacacagagcgtcCTCTGCTGGAGCTGAGAGCAGCGACTCCATCACACGGACGAGACAAAAAAGCTATATTTATTCTGAATGAGTCATGTGCACAGGTTTATATCAGTCCATCAGTAGAcaagaaatgaccgttaacgtttaaaggatgcgctaaataaataaatgcaattgtggtatcgaattaacctccagtttaatagctgtcagaagtctgatttatagcattcgtcttgacattataacagattttactctgatcataaattttcctTATAATAACATcataaatagaaatgaccagattcattaatcaaatgaccagtgtccaggtcatctgaagaccaggggcatgttcaagctcaaaccggtgcgcaacgttttgctacggtttccgggttgaacgacatcacagccaacattggtatgtgggccccatgtgggttatatctgggcgacatgggctccacatgggcatgggataaaaaagggcaaaatatatgggccccatgtgggattacaaatgtgggTCCCATATAGGTTTGCCTTTATGGGACCTTTATGGGCTGCATGTGGGCACACAGATtgcatgcttaaaatacatattatgcctttaaactcctttaaatgcttacatttgaacatttgtatgtgggccccatatgggttttatctgggcgatatgggctccacatgggcataggtttaagatgggcaaaacatatgggcccgtgtgggataccaatatgggtcccacatagctttgcccatatgagaccttcatgggctccaagttggcatatgatttcatgcttaaaatacattatgcatttgaactttttaaagttattatatttggttgataatccttttaaacatacaaatatctcagatatttaggctgattttgttatgtatttcatgcaaatggagtttctggaatatttttgttaattcattcaattggcctgtatcagtattttcttcctttcactgtcctaactgtatgaaaatcaaccacgatagataaatgcagaaatccAGGTCAATTTATATGAGTCTCACAAGCGACGTTCTTGCTCAATGTGATAGATACTTTCGACTTCGTACTTAGCTGAGCAGACCGACCGGTGTACGTCACACTACCGCGAGATCGATCACGAAGCACTTGCCTAGAAACGATGTCGCGGTATCTTGTGTCATAACCCGGTTGCTTTGCGCAGGTGATGCAGTCGAGCACACCCCTGACCGAGAGCACTTTGTTCCGCTTGACAAagtagttctcctgagttttggtagatttttcttatatcacataattaaatattcatttgttgaaaatgtttaatgtttaaatgacagctatgatttaaataaattaaataaatcaaactacagaGGAGTTTCTTTATCGGCGGAAGGATATCTTTGGCAGAGACGTGGCGCGCTGGCAACTCCACCGAGCAGCAAGTTTATCGAGTCGGGACTGGAAAAATCAAAAATAAGaaggtaaaattcatatttactTAAGCGTTTTTTTGTTAACCCTGTTTTGACCGtcattttcctttgcattttgtaagcCTGTGTGTACCTACCATTTTTCCACCtgaggtaaaattgaattgactttaccacagcctatgacgagtgacactaatttacgatatttaaccatttaatgccattctttttaattcctcagacgtgtaaagctcaaaaggctgatgtcagaaacgatgtaacgttaggacttaaattgtaatctgttctgagaccagatttatgcatcccgcgctatcgttgtctgcagcctgtgtagtgctagaatgctaacgctagttcccattacattttaaatacgttaatgtgttcttcaagaaccttgtttttttactgacaatgtacatcatataacacggatttgttgtatttgctttgtttgcgtgatatttctggttcgtgtagtgctaattataaatgaaaagcctttgagggttctcagcgtaacgttaccagagagtgattgacagcacgacgtgataatgtcccaccacttataacgatgtattaaaatatgggtgcattactaaaaagcacaaatctcaggacatgacaaaatttctccaggatttaaaacccactcggaccccaggggggttaaatgattgatctgcacatagatgcagcatctttgccttcattatgcagactacacataacagattgttcataagattatatagtatatactgtacttgtcaactaataattctgttattgtgaggtgatgcatttttgaattgtttgacattaaattgatagcatgtagagtactcatttgtgctgtaaactatgtgatgctggacatatcaaataactgtatttgtgttcttctgttacaggtgtggactgaaaccactggagcacgagacaggggtggaaaaagagcccttaacgcagtctggcacaaaacatcagactgtcagcagtttaagcgttcaaaatattttttgttcagttgagtttaaagtaccctttctaatctgaaatctatcaaactatttttaatgaatttaacatttaagactgtttttaaggttgagttaaatattctgtgttaaggatcagaaaattataataaatttgatattgaacatccatgtgtttttcattttcagaatgcacctattatgtttatgatgtacaggcaaatataaagtagtagattattcattttgaagactaacatctaagaaagcaacatccaaatgctgcagttatcatttaatcagtaaaaattgcattgtatttggtagagcataagaatgggaaaggtcaattacaatttaacaataacaaaaattgtactgtccAGGTAGGAAACCTCATAAAACATCatctagaaccactcaagtatacactatgcagggctcctccattaaacatacagggccttggtttaatccacatgggcttTATAAGGTGGGACCAATATGGGCCTTATGCATGTCCCCACTTGGGTCCCACATgggccccactcagattctacgtaggattcatatgggctaattcacatagggccgacatggaacccgtggacaaacccacttggggcccatgcctcaagcccacaaaaaaatgttggctgggaCTCCCTCTGCTTTGCCTGTTCGCAAGATCACCTGATTTACCAACTAGTTAAAATTAgcaattaaacatattttattttttacaggtatTCTTTGGACAATTTCCATGACTTTTCCAAAACTTTTTGGGTTTATTCGTtttccaacactttttcagacctggaaagtttgattttaaaatttcATAACTTTTCCAGGTTTTTCATGACCGTACGAACCCTGATGGCTTAACATTACATcaccaaacacatattttacaaaatacattcacCACAAAATGCTTTTGTAAAGTAACTgaaatttaaacacaaacactttaATTCAGTGACAGCTACAGTACTtcattgtattttataacagcaGTTTTTCGTCTCATATGATTTGTTTATATTACACATTTTCTGAGTAGTTTCTCCAACACACTGCTCAATGCATCGCTCACCACAAGTGTCACTTTGATATTTTAATGATAGCTGTATATTTACTTTGTGTCTAAACcgcacaaaaaaatatattttgttcatatttactgAGAATAAAAATCAGGATTTTGATATTTGTCTTGTCAGTAGTGATGTTTGCTTCATCGTTACTGACAATCGCCTGTGAAAACACATCCAGCTGTCCGTCTTCTGCTGATGATCGTGAAAGTTTTTGTTTCAGTACTAATCAGTGCTAATAGCCGTTAATAGCCGTCATTGTTCCCATTTTCACCTACTTCGTTATTCTGATATGTAACATGTAAATGTCCTCACAAAACAAGGACATgttaaaacacaaatgttttgtgttttaaatgggcTGAGGTAAATGCAGATTtcaatatttgtaatttaaaacaCACCATTCAACTAAAAGTTAACCATCAGTTTTAGGGCTTAGTCTGATGACTTGAAATAGGTTGGTGCTTAGTTGTAATTGGTAAAATCTGAAAGTTACTCAATTGAGTTGTTAAACTGAGTTGCTGCATACAATTTAACAGAAATTCTTTTGAATTAAGTTGATTTTTATTGTCAATCAAACAGAATTGATTCATTCTGAGATCAGTTTTTAATCTAATTGAAAACTTGTTGATTAAAATTGAATCTGATCAATTTGCCATCTACCCAAAGATTCATACAGTCAATCTCTGCATTCAATGAGAGTTAAAGTtagaaataaaaactttaaagagTAAGCAGTTGGATCTTTACACGTCATAAATAACACCAAAGAAATTGAACAGATAAAGCCTGAAACCAATATACTGCCAGCACACTGCATGAGTTTAGCATAAAACAGttatcatttagcagacacttttattcaaagcaaccaATTcaataaaagagaaacagtgTGCAAATGTTATTAACCTTTTTAATTTAGAATGTAAAGAGATAGGAAATAAGTGCTAGTATTAGTAACGATTGAATCGTGCGCGTAAACTTTTAGCGCAGTTTGTGCATCTATAACAAGAATAGACTTAAAAAGAGCGTTCGAATAATGTTAGCTGTATATGTGCAATGAAACACGTCTGTTTAGCGCTTCTCTCTAGCAGTTAAAATTGTAGGCtgataaaacatttgaattTAATTTCTCATAAATATCTTGGCTATACATTGTAATACATTgaagggcagttgtggcctaatggttagagagtcggactcatgaccagaaggttgccggttactgtgagatactgtatgttgtacAGTAATATTGTCAGGATATATCAGACTCTGAGACACAACTAAAATAATCCAAACAGGAGGTTAATTACAATTatgtctaatggttagagagtcggactcgtgaccagaaggttgccggttcgattcccaggcgggtaacaactgaggtgcccttgagcaaggcacctgacccctacttgctccccgggcgctgcagtgatagctgcccactgctccgggggtacgtgtgttcaccactctctggatgggttaaatgcagaggtcacatttcgttgccttgtacttgtacatgtgcaatgacaataaattgaatctaaatc
Proteins encoded in this region:
- the si:ch211-106h11.3 gene encoding CCN family member 1, which gives rise to MKMKNLMCLMIFIIISLISSVKAGCPGMCECPAERPVCPPGVSAVPDGCGCCKVCAAQLNDDCHAGRPCDHHKGLECNYGNDVASLHGICRAKHEGRSCEYNGRMYQNGQSFHAGCKHQCICIDGAVGCAPLCPTDIPVATPSCPAPRLVKVPSQCCPSVDCHSQSSVLPPVFRRPQSPPYLFPDLHTFKKPGLKPHPYRPKNSLSNELMEVDKKWETPRSRKHLPAWKQAGRQCVIQTTSWTPCSRSCGMGVSSRVTNDNTQCKLVKESRLCNIRPCSSVAVPVKKGRKCSRTQKSPEPLRLHHAGCRSAQLYQLNYCGMCVDGRCCSPRRSRTAPVLFTCPSGERFERAVMFVQSCKCNDECGHLNDVALPPQRWLYGDMHKFID